ATTAACTCAAAGGGAGACAAGTTAACCGATCGGGGGGTTAGATACATACTTAAGACCTTAGGAAAAAGTTATGGAATAGAATACCTTCATCCTCATACTTTAAGACATTCTTTTGCTACCCATCTTTTAAACTCAGGGGCTGACCTTAGGGCTATTCAGGAACTTTTGGGACATGCTTCCCTTCTTACCACAGAAATGTACACCAAGGTTAGTTACGAACATCTACTCAAAGTTTATCTTAAGTCCCATCCCCGGGCTAAAAAGGAATAACCTGTAAAATCCATTTTCTTGATCTAAGTCAAAGAATTTTAAAAGATTTTTTATATTTAGAATTTTATAGGAAGATGCTTAAATCTTCTAAGGGGGCCTTATGAAAAATAAGGTAGCTATAGGGGTGGTGTTTTTAGGGGTGGTTTTGTTTGTGGGTTTGTTAGGTATGCCTAAGCTTGTTGCCTATACCAGTAAAAATTCCTATTGCGCAAGTTGTCATGTGATGGAAGACCAGAGCCTTTCTTTAAGAAAGTCCGGGTTGCATAATCAGCTTAATTGCATAGACTGCCATCTTCCTCATGACAATAAACTCAGACATTATTTTTGGAAAGGTGTTGACGGAACTAAGGATTTGGTAAAGTTTCACCTAAATCTTATACCAGAGGAAATTACCCTATCTTCTCATGGTAAAGTTTTGGTTCAGGAAAATTGTATAAGGTGTCATAAAGATATGGTGTCTATGATAAATGTGAAAGACAGAAACTGCTGGGAATGTCATGTAAAGGTAAGGCATAAATTAAGTAGCAGTTTAGAAGTTTTAGAAAAATAAAATATAAGGGGGGATAAGATGAAACGAAAGTCTTTGTGGTTAGGTTTAACCCTTATGGTTTTGGTTTCTTTGATAGCTGGTTGTAAGCCTCCAGAAAAAGCAAAAGATTTCCGTCAGGAAGCTTTTAAGATAGCTGAAAACGAGGTAGACCCAGAGGTATGGGGAAAAGCTTTCCCTCTTCACTATGAAATGTGGAAAAAAGAGTCTGAACCTACTCCTGCAGGCTTAAGCAAGTATAAGAGAGGTTGGGATACTGATAAAATAGTCTATGATAAACTCTCTGAGTTTCCTTTCTTAGCTGTTATTTATAACGGATTTGGATTTGGTAGAGAGTATAACGAGCCAAGGGGACATTACTACAGGATGATAGACCTTCAAGAGATAGACCCCTCAAGAACCAAACCCGGAGGAGTTTGTCTGACCTGCAAGACTCCCTATTCTGCTGACCTTGAAAAACAGTATGGGGCTAAATATTACAACACTCCGTTTAAAGAGGCATTGGGTTGGATCCCAGAAAAACACCGGAACCTTGGTGGTTCTTGTTTAGATTGTCATGACCCTAAAACGATGAACCTCCATATAAGAAGGGCATTTACCTTAGGGAAGGCTTTAAAGGATTTAGGAATAGACGAAAAAGGGTTAACCCATCAACAGATGAGAAGTTTGGTGTGTGCTCAATGCCATGTTACTTATGTAATTCCGAGAGACCAGGATATGAAGCCTACAGGCATCTTTTTCCCATGGCAAGGCAGTAAATGGGGAGATATCAGCATAGAAAACATCATTAAAGTTTTAAAAAGCAACCCAGCTTATGGAGAGTGGAAACAGGCGGTCACAGGGTTTAAATTGGCCTTTATCAGACATCCTGAGTTTGAGCTTTATTCAAGAAACTCGGTGCACTGGAATGCAGGGGTCTCTTGTGCTGATTGTCATATGCCTTACAAAAGGATGGGGAGCTATAAGGTAAGTGAACACAGAGTAATGAGTCCTCTAAAAGATAACATGAGGTCTTGTAAACAATGCCATCCTCAAAGTGCTGATTGGTTAAAACAGCAAGTGATTGCCATTCAGGATAGGACGATTTCTGCCTATATAAGGGCTGGATATCAGACAGCGGTAGCAGCCAAACTTTTCGAGAAGGTGCATCTGGCTCAAACTCAAGGGAAGACCATAGACCAGACTTTATACAACAAAGCTAAAGACCTTTATTTAGAAGCTATCTATAGGGTAATCTTTGTAGGAGCAGAAAATTCAGTAGGGTTTCACAACCCCACAGAGGCTATGAGGATTTTAACAGACGCTTTAGGATTTGCCTCTAAGTCAGAGTCTCTTTTAAGAACTATTCTGGCTAAAGCAGGAGTAGAGGTTCCTGCAAAAATAGACCTTGAGATTTCTAAATATATCAACAACAGAGGTGAAAAGAAACTTAACTTTAGGCCAGAGCAGGAGTTCAAAGACCCCTTTGGAATACAACAACTTTTTGAAGGGATGCTTTAAGATAAACAAGGGGGGAGAACTCCCCCCTTTTATAATTATTTTATTAAGGTTCAATTTTTGTTCCTAAGAGTTCAAGAAATTTAGCCATCCACCAAGGATGAGCCGTCCAGGCGGGGGCAGTAACGATGTTTCCGTCTACGCATACGTTAGTAAAAGTTTCGTTTACGTCACACCATATCCCACCAGCAAGCACTATTTCAGCTTTTACTGCTGGATAAGCCGTAAGCTTTTTACCTCTAATCACGTCTGCTGCGGTGAGTAGTTGAGGCCCATGACATATGGCTGCGATGGGTTTGTTTTTTTCGGCAAAGTGTTTGACTATCTGGATGATTTTGTCGTTTAACCTTAAATATTCAGGAGCTCTACCTCCGGGTATTACAAGACCGTCATAATCTTCTGGGTTTATACTATCAAAATCTGCGGTGATCCTAAAGTTATGCCCTCTTCTTTCTAAATAAGTTTGATCTCCCTCAAAATCATGGACTGCTGTTTTTACCACATCTCCAGGTTTTTTCCCAGGACACACTGCATCGACCTGATGCCCCACCATCTGAAGCATCTGAAATGGAACCATAGCTTCATAATCTTCCACATAGTCTCCCACCAACATCAGTATCCTTTTGGCACCCATAACCTTACCCCCTTGTCAGGTATTTTTTAAAAAAAAAGATAAAATTAGAAAAGATTCTTTCAAGGTTTTTAATCATAAAAAACCTCTTTAAGCCTTGACATATTTAAAACTTTTATTATATTATAAAGCACAGGTTGAAAGATCGCGGGGTGGAGCAGTCTGGTAGCTCGTCGGGCTCATAACCCGAAGGTCGTGGGTTCAAATCCCACCCCCGCAACCAATTTGTTTCTCTATCTGTAAACATTCTTACCAGGGGCTAAAACCTTATTTAGGTCTCTTTTTATACATATACATAAAAATTTTTGAAGAGGATTAGAAAGTGAAAAGTTTAGAGCGTATTAAAAAACAAGTGTTAAGAGTACTGGCTAAAGATAGGGCCTCTTTTTGGCAGCTGATAAACTATCAAGATGCTCATCTGGTAGATTTTTTGGAAGCTATCAAACAGCTTCTCCAGGAAGGTAAAATAAAATATGAAAAACCCTATTTTTATCTTGCTGATGAGGGTTTGCCGATTTTTCCGTATGAAAGTCCAGGATGTCTTTTTTGTTCTCCTTTTGAGCAAAATCCTTTTTGGAAGCAGGTTTTAAAAGATTTTATAGAGATTACTAAGGACCGTCCTTTACCAACCAGTGATTTTGACCAGGGTTTTATAAAACCAGAAGATACGGTCAAAAGGACTGCTTTTATCTATGAAAGAGGTGATCTTGAAGGGACAGAGGTTTTTATCTTAGGAGATGACGATTTAATCTCTCTCAGCATGGCTCTTACCAAACTACCCAAAAGGATAGTGGTGGTAGAAATAGACGAAAGGATTAACAGATTTATCAAAGAAAAAGCAAACCTGATTGGTTATCAAAACATAGAGGTCTATAATTATAACGTGATAGAAAAACTTCCTGCCGAGCTTTGTAAAAAGTTTGATATATTTGTTACAGACCCTGTAGAGACGCAGAAGGGGTTGAAACTTTTTGTAAACAGATGTATCCAGTCTTTAAAAGGTGAGGGATCGGTGGGTTATATAGGGTTTACCCATCGAGAAGCTTCGTTAAAAAAGTGGTATGACTTTCAAAAGTTTATCTTGGACTCAGGTTTTGTTTTAACTGATATTCTAAGGGATTTTACCACCTATCCTGAGGAAGAAAATCAATGGGAGGATTTTTACCGGACTTACAGGATTATGAGGGAGTTTGATTTGTCGATGCCAGAGGTAGATTGGTATAAGTCTTGTTTTGTTAGGTTTGAAGCTGTAGAAGATCCTAAAGTGTTAGACATAGAGGTTCCTGCTGATCTTGAAGAGCTTTATTTTGATGATGAATCCTGGGCAACCCCCTTACCTTCTTATTTAGAGAAAAATAGAAAAGAGGGGTAAAGCTATGGCTTATACTACTTCAGATTTCAGAAGAGGTTTAAAAATAGAATGGGAGGGGAAACCCTACGAGATTTTAGAGTTTCAGCATGTCAAGATTTCCAAAAACCAGCCTACGGTTAGAACTAGATTAAAAGACTTGACTACTGGAAGGGTTTTTGAGGTAAACTTTCGTGCAGGAGAAAAGTTTGAAAAACCTGACTTACAAGAAAAGGAGATGCAGTTTTTATACAAGGAAAAAGGACAATATGTATTTATGGATTTAGAGGATTATGACCAGGTTTACCTTAGAGAAGAAGAAGTAGGGGAGGCAGCAAAGTTTCTCAAAGAAAACTTAAATGTTTATATCATCTATTATCGGGGGAAGGTGATAGGTATAGACCTTCCTAACATCGTGGAGTTAGAGGTGATAGATACTGAGCCAGGGGTTAGAGGGGATACCGTTGGTTCTGCTACCAAGCCGGCTACCCTTGAAACCGGAGCTGTCATTCAAGTACCACTTTTTATCAACAAAGGGGACAAGATAAAGGTAGATACCAGGACAGGCGAATATATCGAGAGGGCTGTATAGATGCTTACTCTTAAAAAACTTCAGGAGTTTAAAGAATATTTAGAAAGTGGAGCTTTTATAGAGGATTTTGAGATGAGACCTAAGGATGGACAAGAAGAGATGTTAGATATGATAGAGACCCTTTTTCAGATTTGTGAGATAGCAGATGAGGTGATATCTAAACATTTTTACAGAAAATGGGGCGAAGAGGTATTGAAAAAGCCTTCTGATTAGAAATGGTTTATTTTATACGAGCAAGAACTTATCATAAATATGCCCAAGATCTATTTAAAGACCTTCATCTTTACAAACAAAAACCAGAGGAATTTAGGAAAAAGGCTCAAGAAATTTTCCAAACAGGGCTCAAAGCCCTTTGGTCTCTTTCTCAGATAACTCCTCCAGACACACCTCCATCTTTCCAAGAAATCTGGCAAAAAGCTGTAGAAGCCGTCGACCCAGAAGACCAGGAAGTCCTTTTAACCACTAAAAAGGTGATTTTTTCTGAAGAGCAAGATCTGGAAAAGGTTTATCAGTCTTTAAAGGATTTCTTAGCAATCCTTCAAAAAGCCCTCAAACCTATCCTTTAACCCATAGTGGTTTGTTCGATGGTGAAAAATTTTTTCTTGAATTTTTGTAATTCGATGTTATTGTGTGGGGAACTATGAAAGATTTTTTACGGTCTTATAAATCTTACATTCTAATTCTGATTTCAGTTTTATTTGGCTGGACTTTAGGTATTTGGTTTATCTATTATAACTTTCAGAAGCAAAAGCAAACTATTTTTTCAAACCACTTAGACCATAAGCTTGCGATGTACAATTCGGTCCTTTATTCGATGAAAGAGTTAACCTCCCTTTATGCCCAAGGGATAGGAGCCTCTCAAAACATAAAAAACATTTTTACAACCTATAAGGAGAATGAAGAGGTCTTAAGAAAGAAGATCTATCAGTTTCTTTTGCCTTTTATCAAAAGCCTTGTCAGTTTAGAAATAGACCTTCATTTTCATACTCAAGAAGGAAGGAGTCTTTTAAGATTTTATAATCCTTCTGTTTATGGAGAGGATCTTACTCAATATAGAGAAGACGTGGTTTATGTAATGACACACAAAAAACCTGTGTTTGGATTTTCTACAGGAAAAATGCTGAGTGGTTTTAGACATACTTTTCCTTTACTTGATGAAAGAGGGGATTACCTAGGAGGTGTTGATTTTATCATTTCTTTAAAACATTTTGAAAAGTTGGTTTATCAGCTAAACCCAGGAGCTTGTTTCAGGCTGATTTTTAATAAAAAAGAGACGGTAGACAAACTTGAAGAACCATATAAGTCTCAGTTTTCGCACAGTTTTTTTGGAGAAGACTTGGTTGAATACCAGGGGAGTTTTAGAAATGACAGTTTATGTGGTAGTACCTTACACGGTTTACAGCAAGACCTTAAATTTAAAAAGGCCATATCTTCAGATAAGCCACATATTGTTGAGTTAAAACAACAAGGAAAAGTTTATGAGGTAGTAACCCTTCCTATCAAGGATTTTAAAGAAAAAACTGTAGGGTATTTGTTAATCATCCAGAGGGCAGAGGCGGTAGAGGGGTTATATAAAGAGTTTTATAGGAATGTTTATATTTACACCCTCTTATTGCTGTTGATACTTTTTATTTCTTTTTACACCAACCGTAAAGCAAGGGAAAGCTTTTTGGAACGGAAAAAATTTAATACGGTTATTCAGTTCATGGAAAGTGCCGTTTATACGGTGAAAGAACTTAAGATTAACTTTGTAAACCCAAAACTTTTAAAACTTTTAGGGTATTCAGAAGAAGATTTGATCGGAAAGAGGGACCATGAGGTTTTTGTAGAGCCGGTAGATGACAGGTGTGAGATATGTGAGGCTATTTCAAAAGGAGAGGAATTTACAGGGGATATGGTTCTTAAAAAGAAAGATGGTTCTTACTTGATAGCTAACGTTAAGGTTTCTCATGTTAGAGATGAGTTAGGAAAGGTCGTTGAAACAGTCGTATGTTTTTGGGATATAACTTTAAGAAAAAAATTAGAAGATGCACTTTACTTAAACTCTATCACCGACCCACTTACCAGGCTTTTTAACAGAAGGTTTATAGCTACGGTTTTAGAAAATCTTAAAGAAAAAGCCAGCGAGACCAAACAAACTTTTTCAGTAATTATAATAGATATAGATAACTTTAAAAGGATAAACGACCTTTATGGGCATGACGTAGGTGATGAGGTTTTGAGTGTTCTTGCTGAAACTTTAAAAGGACAGCTTAGAGACCAGGATATAGTTGGGCGCTGGGGAGGAGAAGAGTTTATCGTGGTTTTACCAGAAACAGACCTTAAAAATTCAGTTTTGGTAGCAGAAAAACTAAGAAAAGCAGTAGAAGATTTAGAAATAGGTATTCATCGGCTTAAAATCACCATAAGCCTAGGGGTAAGTGAATACCGTTTAAAAGAAAAAGAAGAAATCGCAAGCTTGATAAAACGAGCAGACTCAGCCCTTTATTTAGCAAAAAGGTCGGGAAAAAATTGCGTAAAATTTGAAACATGATATTATGTAGGTTATGGAACAAGAGAGAATTAGAGTTTATTTAGAGGTACTTGCTTGTCCTAAATGTAAAGGCGAGCTTGAGTTTTTGGTTTTTCAGGATAAAGAAGGATTTGTTTGCAAGACCTGTAAACTACTTTATCCGATAGTAGAAGACATCCCGGTGATGTTGGTAGAAGAGGCTTTAAAACTTGAAGATTTAAGTTTTTGAGATGAGCCATCCTAAAGAACCAGCTCCTGTCTGTTTCTTTATAGCTCTGACTACTCAGGATTTTTCTATAGGAGAACAGGCTTTAACTCCTTTAACCTCAGAGCTTGGAGGAGTAATTTTTTCCTCTGAAGCTTTTGACTTTTCTTCTTTCACCCATTACTACGAGAAAGAAATGGGAAGAAATCTAAAAAAGAGGTTTTATTTTTTTGAAAATTTGAAAAGTCCTGATTTTTTGGTGGAGTTAAAACATATTTGTTACAAGATAGAGCTTTCTTATACCACAGAATTTGGGAAAAGAAAGGTTAACCTTGACCCAGGATATGTGGAACTTTCTAAGGTAGTTTTGTCCACCTTTAAAGATTATGCTCACAGGATTTATTTAGGTAGGGGAGTATTTGCTGAAGTTACCTTGATATACAAGGATAAAAGTTTTATCAGTCTTCCCTGGACTTATCCAGACTACCAGGCCTTTATTCCGGTTTTTAACCAGGCGAGAGAGATTTACAAGGGATTGAAAAAGAGGTCTTTATGCTGATAGACCCTTTTGGAAGGAAAATAGAGTATCTCAGGATCTCTGTAACCGATAAGTGTAATTTTAGATGTATTTATTGTTTTACCCATAAAAACTGGAAATGGTTGCCACACCATGAAATTCTTAGGCTTGAGGAAATAGAAGAGGTGGTTAAGGTAGGTGCTAAGCTTGGGGTTAAAAGGGTAAGGATTACCGGAGGAGAGCCTCTGGTGAGAAAAAACATAGAAAGTCTGGTAGAAAGGATTGCCAGTATTTCAGGGATAGAAGATTTAAGTCTTACCACCAACGGCTATTTTCTTGAGGAGCTTGGGGAAAAACTTAAAAAGGCAGGTTTAAAAAGAATAAACCTTAGTTTAGATACCCTAAACCCAGAAAAATTTTATAAAATCACAGGGGTCGATGGGTTTTCAAAGGTAAAAAGAGGTTTAGAGTTGGCTTTAGATTTAGGTTTTTCCCCGGTAAAGGTTAACGTGGTAGTGATTAGAGGTTTTAACGACGAAGAGGTTTTAGATTTGGCTAAGCTTACCTTAGAAAAACCGATAGAGGTAAGGTTTATCGAGTTTATGCCAATAGGAGGAAATTCTCTTTGGGATAAAAGTCACATAGTAGACACACAGGAAATCAAAAAAACATTGGAAACATACCGGCCTCTCTTACCTGCTGATTCAGTAGGTGGTGGTCCTGCGAAGGTTTTTAGATGGGAGGGAGCTAAGGGTAAAATAGGGCTTATCTCTCCTATTTCTGAACATTTTTGCCATAGATGTAATCGCTTTAGGATTACCGCAGACGGAAGGTTAAGGCCTTGTCTTTTTTCAGACTATGAGATAAACTTAAAAACCGCTTTAAGAGAAAAGAAGGTTTCCTTAGAAGAGTTGTTTCTTCAGGCACTAAAAGTAAAGCCCGAAGGGCATAGATTAAATTCTACTTTAAAACCTATGAGGGCTATCGGAGGTTAGATGGAAAATAAAGAGGTTCAGGTTTGGTTGA
Above is a genomic segment from Thermodesulfobacterium commune DSM 2178 containing:
- the nrfH gene encoding cytochrome c nitrite reductase small subunit, with product MKNKVAIGVVFLGVVLFVGLLGMPKLVAYTSKNSYCASCHVMEDQSLSLRKSGLHNQLNCIDCHLPHDNKLRHYFWKGVDGTKDLVKFHLNLIPEEITLSSHGKVLVQENCIRCHKDMVSMINVKDRNCWECHVKVRHKLSSSLEVLEK
- a CDS encoding ammonia-forming cytochrome c nitrite reductase subunit c552, with product MKRKSLWLGLTLMVLVSLIAGCKPPEKAKDFRQEAFKIAENEVDPEVWGKAFPLHYEMWKKESEPTPAGLSKYKRGWDTDKIVYDKLSEFPFLAVIYNGFGFGREYNEPRGHYYRMIDLQEIDPSRTKPGGVCLTCKTPYSADLEKQYGAKYYNTPFKEALGWIPEKHRNLGGSCLDCHDPKTMNLHIRRAFTLGKALKDLGIDEKGLTHQQMRSLVCAQCHVTYVIPRDQDMKPTGIFFPWQGSKWGDISIENIIKVLKSNPAYGEWKQAVTGFKLAFIRHPEFELYSRNSVHWNAGVSCADCHMPYKRMGSYKVSEHRVMSPLKDNMRSCKQCHPQSADWLKQQVIAIQDRTISAYIRAGYQTAVAAKLFEKVHLAQTQGKTIDQTLYNKAKDLYLEAIYRVIFVGAENSVGFHNPTEAMRILTDALGFASKSESLLRTILAKAGVEVPAKIDLEISKYINNRGEKKLNFRPEQEFKDPFGIQQLFEGML
- a CDS encoding DJ-1/PfpI family protein yields the protein MGAKRILMLVGDYVEDYEAMVPFQMLQMVGHQVDAVCPGKKPGDVVKTAVHDFEGDQTYLERRGHNFRITADFDSINPEDYDGLVIPGGRAPEYLRLNDKIIQIVKHFAEKNKPIAAICHGPQLLTAADVIRGKKLTAYPAVKAEIVLAGGIWCDVNETFTNVCVDGNIVTAPAWTAHPWWMAKFLELLGTKIEP
- a CDS encoding bis-aminopropyl spermidine synthase family protein; amino-acid sequence: MKSLERIKKQVLRVLAKDRASFWQLINYQDAHLVDFLEAIKQLLQEGKIKYEKPYFYLADEGLPIFPYESPGCLFCSPFEQNPFWKQVLKDFIEITKDRPLPTSDFDQGFIKPEDTVKRTAFIYERGDLEGTEVFILGDDDLISLSMALTKLPKRIVVVEIDERINRFIKEKANLIGYQNIEVYNYNVIEKLPAELCKKFDIFVTDPVETQKGLKLFVNRCIQSLKGEGSVGYIGFTHREASLKKWYDFQKFILDSGFVLTDILRDFTTYPEEENQWEDFYRTYRIMREFDLSMPEVDWYKSCFVRFEAVEDPKVLDIEVPADLEELYFDDESWATPLPSYLEKNRKEG
- the efp gene encoding elongation factor P, with protein sequence MAYTTSDFRRGLKIEWEGKPYEILEFQHVKISKNQPTVRTRLKDLTTGRVFEVNFRAGEKFEKPDLQEKEMQFLYKEKGQYVFMDLEDYDQVYLREEEVGEAAKFLKENLNVYIIYYRGKVIGIDLPNIVELEVIDTEPGVRGDTVGSATKPATLETGAVIQVPLFINKGDKIKVDTRTGEYIERAV
- a CDS encoding sensor domain-containing diguanylate cyclase, whose product is MKDFLRSYKSYILILISVLFGWTLGIWFIYYNFQKQKQTIFSNHLDHKLAMYNSVLYSMKELTSLYAQGIGASQNIKNIFTTYKENEEVLRKKIYQFLLPFIKSLVSLEIDLHFHTQEGRSLLRFYNPSVYGEDLTQYREDVVYVMTHKKPVFGFSTGKMLSGFRHTFPLLDERGDYLGGVDFIISLKHFEKLVYQLNPGACFRLIFNKKETVDKLEEPYKSQFSHSFFGEDLVEYQGSFRNDSLCGSTLHGLQQDLKFKKAISSDKPHIVELKQQGKVYEVVTLPIKDFKEKTVGYLLIIQRAEAVEGLYKEFYRNVYIYTLLLLLILFISFYTNRKARESFLERKKFNTVIQFMESAVYTVKELKINFVNPKLLKLLGYSEEDLIGKRDHEVFVEPVDDRCEICEAISKGEEFTGDMVLKKKDGSYLIANVKVSHVRDELGKVVETVVCFWDITLRKKLEDALYLNSITDPLTRLFNRRFIATVLENLKEKASETKQTFSVIIIDIDNFKRINDLYGHDVGDEVLSVLAETLKGQLRDQDIVGRWGGEEFIVVLPETDLKNSVLVAEKLRKAVEDLEIGIHRLKITISLGVSEYRLKEKEEIASLIKRADSALYLAKRSGKNCVKFET
- a CDS encoding Trm112 family protein, producing the protein MEQERIRVYLEVLACPKCKGELEFLVFQDKEGFVCKTCKLLYPIVEDIPVMLVEEALKLEDLSF
- a CDS encoding DUF4416 family protein, with translation MSHPKEPAPVCFFIALTTQDFSIGEQALTPLTSELGGVIFSSEAFDFSSFTHYYEKEMGRNLKKRFYFFENLKSPDFLVELKHICYKIELSYTTEFGKRKVNLDPGYVELSKVVLSTFKDYAHRIYLGRGVFAEVTLIYKDKSFISLPWTYPDYQAFIPVFNQAREIYKGLKKRSLC
- the moaA gene encoding GTP 3',8-cyclase MoaA → MLIDPFGRKIEYLRISVTDKCNFRCIYCFTHKNWKWLPHHEILRLEEIEEVVKVGAKLGVKRVRITGGEPLVRKNIESLVERIASISGIEDLSLTTNGYFLEELGEKLKKAGLKRINLSLDTLNPEKFYKITGVDGFSKVKRGLELALDLGFSPVKVNVVVIRGFNDEEVLDLAKLTLEKPIEVRFIEFMPIGGNSLWDKSHIVDTQEIKKTLETYRPLLPADSVGGGPAKVFRWEGAKGKIGLISPISEHFCHRCNRFRITADGRLRPCLFSDYEINLKTALREKKVSLEELFLQALKVKPEGHRLNSTLKPMRAIGG